The Cyclopterus lumpus isolate fCycLum1 chromosome 1, fCycLum1.pri, whole genome shotgun sequence sequence GATTTAGATTAGTAGAGATAGACTTGAAAGgcggggagaggaggatgacacGCAACAAGCCCCAGCCGGAGTCGCCCAAGAAAGGTTCCAATGTTTTTGTTAGGCGACAACTCAGAGTATGCTCATAGAAATACAACAAGGGCAGCCACTAATATACGACGCAAAGAATGTACATAAGTACAtacattctgaaacaacatcACAACCTACTTGTATAATTCAATaaacttgttgttttctgtcaatAAAACAGTTGTTGGTGACAAACACCATAATTAGAAAGACCAATTTTAATATATTGTGCAGCTCATCAATTAAAATCACACTTAGAAATGTAGCTAATTAACCATTGTGAAGTCAAAGATTTGCTCTCCTTCACACCTAACTTGTAACAATGTAAATTTTACGAATAAAACCTGTCGATatgaattttaattaaaaaagatacaCCTAAACTCACCATAGAAGCAGCAGAACATGACGACATGAAGAATCCTCATTCTTTATCCAGGTTACAAACCAAGTAAATGAAAAGTTTAGTCCAGCGGTGTCGGGGAAAAATGCAGCGGTCTGCTCCAAATTGATCATCTGATAAAATGCCACTTGAGTGCCTTAAAGATCCAGGAAAGATACAAAGCTGTGATTGTGCAGCTGAGTTGCACCTTTCTactaagtattttttttaaaataaatatacgtGTTTACATGTATTGTTCTCTTGCAGCATGCTCTGTGTGCCTCAGTGCAACCACAGCACAGCAGACTCAACAAGCTGCATGTCTATTGACTGTGTCACGAGGATCAGAGCCCCGAGGACAACTTCAGAAAATTAGGGTTATTTTCAGAAAATGCTGTAATACACAGAATGATTGAGTTTGCTCTCAGCTGCCATGGAAACATTTTCTTCCTGCCGGGCTAGTATTTAGCTTGAACTCATAAATATATACCAGAGACCGTTTTGTCCTGTACGGGAATCATTTGCGTGAGGActgaattattatatattctgtTTTATCAAAAAGCaatgctttttatttctgcATTATTAATACGTTTGGGGGAAGGGTGAGGTTTCTCTGTGCTCACCTTCAAGCGAGTTGACAGCACTAGTTCCACAAATTCTCTTTCTGGCAGAGATTTAGACAATAGAAGTGATACCACTCTCACATCTGACCATGACAGACAGCAGACTGTTGGCTTTGCAGTCAGACTAAATGGAGGGGGACACAGCTAGCAGGGCTAAAGATTTAAATAATCGGCCTTTGAGGAGCTTTAAAGCTCACGAATTAATACGGAAGACCTTGTTCCTTTAGTTTAGATATGAGAGAGGCCTTTGTCTTATGTTTATCTTATCAGTTTGGAAGTCAATCATGGTCCATGAGGCACAAGTTAATGTTTCATAACGATGCTTGAATATTCAGTCCAACAAGTGCCGCCCATTTTTGGAACATCTGTtaccaaacacatttttattttaatataaagtagtattttttttaaagaaatctaCTCCTACATCATAGCACTTAAGCGTTCCATCTTAAGTTTATCAACAATGTAATCTTTAAGTTGCAACTTCATACAACTTTCTCTTTTAGGTAGAGGGAATtctttaataacaacaaaacaagaatatatgcacatacattttttacaatatAATACAGTACGATTTGTACTTATTTCCATCAAAATATAATCTTATTCAGAACACCAATCGCCATTggtcatatttacattttacccTATGAAATGTTAGTCATTCTCAAAAAGTGTTTTTCCAAGGTGTTTTTTACACTAACAGTTTACATTCATCTATCTCACAAGTCTAGTCTCTATTTTTGATTCATAAGGCCACATGAATGGCAATGCAATGACTGAAGAAGTTGGCAGCTTAGTGTCAATTCTTCAGTCCTGGATGTCCGTTGGTCTCGTTTAGGATCGCGGGAGGACCTGAGCGATGGTGTCCCGGGCGCTCTGGCTGAGCCGTTCTGGGAACCTGACCTCATACTCCACTAATAGGTCGCCTCGACGATCAGGGCGTTTTGGATAAGGCAGCCCTTCGCCATTGATGCGCCTCTTCATCCCTGGCTGCACGACATCCGTTGTTGACACGGTAACCGTTCTGCCGTCCAGTGTGGGTGCGTTGATTGTACAGCCACACAAGGCCTGATGGGACAGAAGGGAAAATAACAGAgaactttattttattcataattttcaGCGGATTACAAATTTGAGTTCATCTTCAAGCACttttacaaagtgttttaagaACAATTGTTCTTAGTTATATGTAATCTTAACTTACATCTCTGAGTGAAATTGTTGCAGTGTAAACGATGTTCGATCCATCGCGTTTGAATTTCTGATGCGTCTTGTCCTTCAACACAAAGACCACGTCCGCTGGAATGTTTGTGGGAGTCTCGTCCCCCTCTTTGGGAAACGTGATCTTTGTGCCCTCTTTCCACCCTTTCTTTATCTGCACCTCCAGGATCTTATCCTCCATCTTTATTGTTCGCCCATCGGGGTTCACCCTTCTACGTGAGATCTTCATTTTCTTTAAGCAACCAGACAGAACTTCCTCCAAGGTCACTTGGAGATCATGAACCACGGGGGGGTCTTGATGCTTCTTCACAACACTACTGTGAGGGCCCATTCCTCCCATACCAGAGCTGAAGGAGCGAGGGAACCCCCCCATTCCAGCTCCCCCCATCCCCGCTCCCCCCATCCCAAAGCTAGCAAAAGGGTTGGGGTCCATCTCCTCATCCATGCCTCCATTGCGGCCTCCAAATAGCTGTTCGAAGGGGTTATGTCCACCGAAGAACTCTGAAAAAATGACATGAGGGTCGCCCTGGAAGCTGTAGCTGAAGTTACCAGGACAACCACCATTACCTGGGGGGCCTCCTCCGCCTTTCAGACCTGAGTGAGAAAAACAAtcaattaatacaattattacaaaataaagagTGAGATCACAACCAAAGTAATGCAACACTCATGACAAGCCGTTACAAGGGAGGTTTACTTTTCCAGAAATTGCTCATtagatattcatatttatttctcaGTTGTTAATCTGCAAACATGCCACAAACTGAAAGACAGCACAGGCAGCAGAGTTTACTGTGAGGTGCTCTGTAAATTCATCTACATCAAGTAGATATTTTCCCTATTAGCCAAACAGAGAGTCAACCACTTATCATTCCAGACAACCACTGGATATTTAcaggtctttgtgtgtgtgaatacggATTGTTGCCTAATATGAGaacaagtgcacacacagatattaaaCCTACACAAAAAAGCAATGAACCCAGACCATATTATCTCCGGTCTTAAATGATGATCTCAAGATCAATACTCTATTGCAGTTTGTGGGACTTTCAGGGTACGTCATCACTAAAGTTACCGCGGTTAGTAATCAGGTAAGAGCTATAAAAGATAAATTATTTCTGTCACACTGCCCCACCTCTCTAGTTTCCATGCACCAAAATCAACACTGACAGCACCATTGAAACATGCCTGCAGGCGCACAGAGCACTAATCCCCGCCCCCTTCCTGACGTCATACACCAACCGTCAAGCTCCTCTCCTGAACTCAGGTTTATTATGTTCAGCTGCACTTCCGTCAGTTCTTGTGTAAACATGAAATGTGGGCTCTCCTGCGGGCAGAGCAACGCCTCTCTCCCCTGGCTCAGAAACGAGGCTTTACTGAGGGACAGGGCGCCATTACACGCTTACACCGAGGTGCCTGCTTGGTCCCATGTGTTGGACACTGTTGCCTTTTCGGCGTGCGCGTCCCCATGTTGACAGACACTTCACTGGCACAGTCGAGCAGCTAACTGCGTTGTCGAATTAATCGTAAATACAAGTCTTACCTTCTTCTCCAAAACGATCGtaaatgtcctttttcttttcgtCGCTCAACACGTCGTAAGCCTCAGCGATTTCTTTGAATTTGTCCTCGGCTCCCGGTGACTTGTTTTTGTCGGGATGAAAGCGCAGCGCCTGTTTTCGATAAGCTTTCTTAATGTCGTCCTCGGACGCTTCTTTCTTAATTCCCAAAATGTCGTAGTAGTCTTTCCCCATTTTGACCATCTAACGTTAGTTAGTGGCTTGTTCAGTAAACGTGAAGGCTGTCTGTGAACTCCGGCAGCACGTCCTCAGTCCTCTCGATCTACTCGAGTATTTTCTTTATAAACCGCGTGGAAACTTCCAGAGTTTTCCATAAACAGCCAGAACAAGCTCAGCTGTGACAGTAAAGCCAGGACACGCCCACCAGGACCGTACGTCGCGCTGCCTTCAGGGACTGTCGGACATTATCATGCACAGTAACATACCATGCCTTATCAGTCTCCCAAAACTCGCTTGCCTATTTAGGGCTCTATGACTATGAACATTGGTGGAAGAAGTTTTCAGGTCttgtaaaagtaccaatactaCGATGTGAAAATACTCCAGTACAAGTTAAAAGGATCAGTCAAAATCCTACTTGACTAAACGTACAGATATACTGTTTCGCCCCTCTTACTAATATATTATTTCAATAGGACATAAATATATCGTTGATACTGTTGTAGCTGGTGGAGTTTTAGCTAGTTGTAACTGTTTTATACACTGTTTGGTAGTTCAACTATGTGCGACGTTAAGAATGAAAACTGCCCCGCCCTTATTGCAATGAGTTGGAAGCGACTGTTTTAATCTTTAATTTGTATCCTAAATTgatcatgtgttttttattgtaaattcTTAATCTATAGTTTAAAGTAATTCATAactatataaatgtaaaaagtacaatatttctccCTGAAAATAAGTACGAATAAACAGTAGCCtaaaatgaaaatactcaattaaagtacaagtacatcaACAATTCCATGTTCCATGGACATTAAAGGGATGCCTGACCATATCACAAGCAGCCCTGTACACAATGGATAAACCACAACAATAGCctggaaacattttaaataataataattaaaaacatatccCCATGGATCCCTAtcataagaaaaataaatattgtggcACTTTACCTTATCTTACCTAATCACAACATGATGTATAGACCAAAATATAGCTGTCATATCTGATGGAATTACAAACAGTAGAGTATGCTAAGTCTGACACTGCTGCGCTCTGCAGGCACATATAGTCTTGGAGCCCCTGTTCGTGCATTTCTAGATTGTTCAACAGATGTGAGCATACAGTTAGACACGTGTATTGCATGCACTCATCTAATTAATGCAACCAGTCAGACATAATATCACCAAATTAAGACTCTTTAAGACAGGAGATAACACCTCCACAGCTCAGAATGGCTAATACGTTCAAAGATGTTGAAAATGGTTTTATTGGACTAAATTCCCTTTGATTTGCTTCATTTCATGATACACGATTTTGCGTGACTTACAAAAGATCACAAGAGTACGATTGGCACTTGAAGGCAGCATTTCAGATTCAATGTACAACGCACTTAGACTATATGCTTCAGCTCTAACACTCAGATGTCACTTTGAGATTTGTTGGGGCAGGTAACAATGTGCCGTCATTATCAGggttcacattttt is a genomic window containing:
- the dnajb1b gene encoding dnaJ homolog subfamily B member 1b, coding for MVKMGKDYYDILGIKKEASEDDIKKAYRKQALRFHPDKNKSPGAEDKFKEIAEAYDVLSDEKKKDIYDRFGEEGLKGGGGPPGNGGCPGNFSYSFQGDPHVIFSEFFGGHNPFEQLFGGRNGGMDEEMDPNPFASFGMGGAGMGGAGMGGFPRSFSSGMGGMGPHSSVVKKHQDPPVVHDLQVTLEEVLSGCLKKMKISRRRVNPDGRTIKMEDKILEVQIKKGWKEGTKITFPKEGDETPTNIPADVVFVLKDKTHQKFKRDGSNIVYTATISLRDALCGCTINAPTLDGRTVTVSTTDVVQPGMKRRINGEGLPYPKRPDRRGDLLVEYEVRFPERLSQSARDTIAQVLPRS